A segment of the Pan paniscus chromosome 9, NHGRI_mPanPan1-v2.0_pri, whole genome shotgun sequence genome:
TTATTAGTACTGCATTATCTTGTGCTTTTACAAtgttttgtgtatatgtatactgaTTTTCTACTTAGAATGTAACTGTtgttttgtcaagtgcttttttcCCCCCAGCCTTTCCTAGGCTAGGATATATGCTAACAAGTACTATTAGGAGCTGGCTTGTGATCATAATGCCAGCTATAGATAAGGCAAGTAGTAGCCTAGTAGTTAACTGAAGTTTCAAGTTAGTCATGTATAGTCGGTTTTTATTATcatgtgaataaaataaaattgttttccttttcttttcattcagaaaaGTTCTAGGAACTATTTTGGTGCACAACCACATTATAGATTATGCTTGGGTGATATGCCATTTGTAGCTGGGAAGGTGAGTTGGTCAAACTCTGGATTCTTTTTATACAACGTTGATCCCTGAATTAAGTCCCTGCATCTGCAAGTATGTCTACAAATGGAAGGAACATTTTTCTGTCCCTTTACCAGTGTGTGGATCACAGTGATGTGAAAATGAGATGTAGGGAGGTTTTTGGGGATTAGGGAAGCAAGGAAGAGATGGGGAGGATACCTTAAAGTAGATAAAGTATATGTGGAAAGGAAGTGATAAAAGCAGAGACCCTAAGTTGAAGAAGGTGTTGTTTCAGATAGGggtcaaggaaataagaaatagtATGTTTGTAGCATTGGATTTTTAGTATCAATCCTGTTGAGTTACATTTAGATATAGGTAGATATTCGAATAAGCACGTAGCACATTCTGCTTGTCCTCACATCCAGATCATTTCTAGGACTAATTCTCCAAGAAGCAGTCATACGTACACTTGAATCTTAAGTTACTTCAGCACTTGAATGTAAAGCTGTATTGTCATATATCAAGTACTGAGTGAAGTGCCTAAAACTGTGCTAGTTGACACTACTTTATAAGCTGTTTGTGTTGCTGGTGGTTTTATATTTAGATTCCAACTAGATTGTTATTCTGGCATCTTGGGAAGTAAATGTTCTTCTgagttttgtatttgtttatatttatttattttaaaccccTAGTAAATTCGCAGTGAAATCATGGGGAATATAATAAATTAGTGGTGACAAGCATTTGAAAAaggtacagttgacccttgaacaacatgagtcTGAACTCTGTGTGGGTCTACTtacaggcagattttttttttcaataagtatcttggaaaattttttggagatttttggcaatttgaaaaaacttgcaAACTATAGCTTAGAAATATCAGAAGTTAAGAAAAAGTTGGTATGTCATAGATGCATAAAATTGACTATGTCAGTACTAGtgcattttatcatttactaccataaaatatacacaagtgttttttaaattataatttatcaaaACGATTTGCACACAGACTACGTGACGCCATTCACAGTCCAGAGAAATGTAAACAGAGATAAAGATGCAGTATGAAATCATAACtgtataaaattaactgtagtacatACTGTACGACTGATAATTTTGTAGCCACCTTCCGTTGCCATTGTGATGAGCTCAAGGGTTGCGAGTATTCACTTAAAATGCCACGTGACGCTAATCATCTTCAAATGAGCAGTTCATCTCTCCAGTCAATTGTGTATCACAGTAAAAAGTGTTCTCTAGCAGTTCCATATTTTCCATCATGTTTAGCACAATACagtaaataatttgaataatatCATAGGACCCATATCAAGTGCTACTAATGATGgtggaagtgctcccaagaagcagacaAAAGTCATGACATGACAAGAAAAAGTTGCattgcttgatatgtaccatagattgaggtctgcagctgcgGTTGTccaccatttcaaaataaatgaatccagctGAAGgcctattgtaaaaaaaaaaaaaaaaaaaaaatgatcccgGCAtgttggcgtgcacctgtagtcccagctactcaggaggctgacagagGAGGATCACtgtagcccaggagttcgagactgtaGTAAGtgatgatggcaccactgtgctgcagcataggcaacagagtaagatcctcttaaaaaaatttaaaaaacaaaaaaaaaggaaatttgtgaATCTGTCACTGCAGCTACTCTAGCAGGTGCCAAAACCTTGTGCTTTTTGCAAAATAGCTTTTTATCTcattgaaaatgcagcttttatgtggATGCAGGATTGCTATAAGAAAGGCATACTTGTAGACTCTTAATATGATTTGAGAAAAAGgaaagtcattatatgacaacttAAAAGGAAGGTGAGGTatctaaagctggagaatttaatTCCAGCAAAGGATGGCTTGATAATTTTAGAGgtttggctttaaaaatgtcaagataggagaagcagcttctgctgACCAAGAGGCAACAGATGAATCCCaagataccattaagaaaatcattgaggagaaaGGGTATCTTCCTGAACAGGCTTTTAATGCAGACAGAAGTACCCTATTCTGGAAAAACATGATGCCACGAAGGATATTTATAAGTAAGGAGGACAAGTCAGCACCAGGATTTAAGGAAAGAGGAGACAGGCTAAATCTACTATTTTGTGAAAACACAATCCGATTTACAATCAGGACTGCCCTTATCTATAAAGCTGCTAATCCCTGAGCCTTCAAGGGGAAATATACCCAACTGCCAGTCTTTGGGTTTACAACAAGAACGACCCTTTGAGAACCCTTTTTCTAAACTGGATTTAGAAAAAACATTGATCCATCAATCctttgtccctgaagtcaggaagtaATTTGCCAGTAAGAGACTGccttttaaagtctttttaataCTAGGCATTGCCCCTAGCTACCCAGGAGCATCGAAGTTCAACACCAAAGGCATGGAAGTAGTCTACTTGTCCCTAAACACAGTGTGTCTAATTCACCCTCTGGATCAGGGAGCATAAGGACTTCTAAGGCACATTACATACACTATAAAAAGGGTTCTTAATGCTGTGGAAGAGAACTTCAGAGAGAACATTATGAGGGTCTGGAAGGATTACAGTTGAAGATGATGCcatcatttttatagaaaaagtcaTGAAAGCCATCAAGTCTGAAATGATAAATTCCTGTTGGAGAAAACTCTCCAGGTGATATGCATGATTTCACAGGATTTATGACAGAGCCAATCATGAAAGAGATTGTAGATATGGCAAAAAAGGTTGGAGGTGAAGGATTTCAAGATACGAATCTTAGAGAAATTAAAGAGTCAGTAGACACCATGATagaggaattaacagaagatGACTGGGATGGATAAGAGTGCTTTCAAACCAGTGCCACAAGATGAAGAAGACAACACAGAAGTAATGTCAGAAAACAAGTTGACATTAGATAATCTGACAGAAGGGTTCTAAttattcaagactgcttttgactttttttttttttttttttttttgagacggagtctcgctctgtcactcagcctggagtgcagtggcacgatctcagctcactgcaacctctgcctcctgggttcaaggaattctcccacctcagcctcccaagtacctggacaacaggcacgcgccaccatgcctggctaatttttgtatttttttagtaaagacagggtttctccatgttggccaggctggtctcgaaatcctgaccttaggtgatccacccgcctcagcctcccaaagtgctgggattctgtaatcccactgtaatcccagtggctgagccactgcgcccagcctgcttttGACTTTTACGACATCGACCCTTCTATGATACATCACTGAAACTAAAACAAATGGTGGAAGAATTGGTATCtcatagaaacatttttagagaaatgaaaaagcagaaaagTCAAGACAAATTATAGTGTATTTCTGTAAAGTTACACAGAATGTGctagcctctcctgcctccccctccacctcttctgcctctgccactcctgagacagcaagaccaaccctacCCTTCTGCCTACTCAACAGTGAAGATAATGGGGATGAAGGCCTGTATGGTGATCCagttaatgaatagtaaatatactttctcttccttaggattttcttaatatttttttcttacttttagaaTATTGTTtacaatacataaaacaaaaatgcttCCAGTCAACAGCAGGCTATTACACTTTAGGGCTAAATTTATTATAGTTCTCAGTtacataagtgggagctgaataatcagaacacatggacacatagtggggaacaacatacactggagCCTGTTTGGTGGGGGAGTTGGTCAacggggagggagagcatcaggaagagtaCCTAATGGATGCTGGGGTTAAtacgtaggtgatgggttgatctgtgcagcaaaccaccatgacacacatttacctatataacaaacctgcgcatgtaccccagaacttaaaagttgaaggaaaaaaaaagtttctttatgGCAGAGTTTTGACTACATGGGTGGTCGGTGCCCCTAACCCCtccattgttcaagggtcaagtgCATATtaatataatcagaaaaataacagaacaagaattttttaaattattgcataTTGAAAGTGTACTTATAGGCAATTagtatgctaaatatatattacaagtTACGAGCAAAATAGTggttacattgattgatttatgaATAGTGGACCAGCCTTGCATTGATGTAATAAACTCCCACTTGGATGTGATATATAATACTGCTGCATTCACTTTGCTAGCTAACAATAGAAACTAAGATTAGAAGGAAAGCATATGTTTAGCTTAGCATGGTGGTTCCAAATCTGGCTAATCAAAATCAACTGGAGGACTTGAAAACACAAATTTCCAAACCCTAACTCTGCAGTGAGTTTGGTGTGCTGCCTAGGAACCTGcattttaaatatgctttctaATAATATTTATGGAGCCAAGTAAGCCCAGCCATCTATTTATAAAGTGGAATAGTACATTGAGATTGTTGGTTTAGtgtttaaaacaaaagcaaaatatcttTGAGAAGTCTATCAGGTTTTTCTTACACACGTGATAGACATGTAATTTAGTGCTTCCTATTATTCCAGGATACAGAAATGAACAATAGTGTCTACCACCTGGATGTACACTGTTTAATAGGTGAAATAGATATgtaaaagcaattaaaatatgataaatgCTATGAGAGATGTAAAAAGTGTTATAGGTGATCTGAGAATGAACTGATTGATTACCTGGCAGTTTTAAGgaagcctttaaaaataatatatttgaactGGGTTTTAAAGAATGATATAAATGTTGCTAATACACCAAaaaaatgtcatctgcaaatatggTTTGTTCACAAaatggagagaaggggaggaTGATAGGACATGAGGCTAGGAAATGTAGGTTGCAGCTCAATGATGTGTATGTAGGGCCTTATTTTCCATTCTGAAACATAGTTAGTGGATTTATATCAAAGGATTTCAAATAGAAGAACATCATGATCAGAATAATTTTAGGATTTATATACTCTACTTTGGGGGGTGGAGAGTTCTTTTTACCTAGGCTTAGGGAATAGAAAGTGGTGTAGAGAATATAACTTCAATTActtctttcatcatttttcttcctttagtcCACAAGCCCTAGCCATGCCGTGGTAGCCAATGTTCAGCTTGTCTTGCATCTAATGAAGCAACACAGTAAAGCTTTGTGCAATGATCGAGTCATCAACAGTATTCCTTTGGCAAAGCAAGTGTCTTCACGAGGTGGTAAAAGTAAGAAGTTGTCAGTAACACCTCCCTCCTCCAACGGTATTAATGAGGAGTTGTCAGAAGTCTTACAGACTTTACAGGATGAATTTGGGCAAATGAGCttgtgagtttttgtttttgtttttttaaattcagtttagcTCTaaaacctcatttttaaaaaacttgttgaCTTTATTTATCTTACTTTCCTTTGTTGAGCAAGTATGGTTGAGCACAATCCTTATACCAACCAAGTTACTGGGACTTTTAACAAATACAACTAATAAGGgtaaaatctctctctttttaaatactGTTAAATGTTTTGAAGACCAAggtttatatttaagttttatttctttgagaacttacgatatacagtcatgcatcactgaATGACAAAGATGTGCTCTGAGAAAtacatcattaggtgattttcttttccttgtgcTAACATAAGAGTGTGCTAAGCTTAtagcttattgctcctaggctacaaacctatacagcatgttactctacTACTAAATACTATatgcagttgtaacacaatggtaagtatttgtgtatataaacatatctaggtacagtaaaaatatgatactAAAGTCTTAcgggaccactgttgtatatgtggtctgttgttTACTACATCATCATCTGGCACTTGACATTACATTCATTTTAGCTAAACTTAACTGATAAGACATGAGTGTTTGAAGAGCAAGATTCATCTGTAGACTTTACATATACAATACTCTTTTggggaaaataagaatataaagaattaaCCTTGACATTAAGAACTCTTGCATTTCCCTCTAGTGCCTTTCTTGaacttttaaattcatattttgaattaaaaatttcttgatctaggctaggcatggtggctcacacctgtaatcccagcactttgggaggctgaagtgggcatatcacatcctggctaacagggtgaaaacctgtctgtactaaaaatacaaaaaattggccaggcatggtggcaggcgcctgtagtcccagctactcgggaggctgaggcaggagaatggcgtgaacccgggaggcggagcttgctgtgagccgagatcatgtcactgcactccagcctgggcgacagagcaagactccgtctcaaaaaaaaaaaaaatttattgctcTGTTCAAAAAATGGAGTCATTTTTTAAACACATGAGCAGTAACCCATAATGAGTAAGGTATAATAGACCTAACCATGAAACACAGAAAACTTAACCATGTTCTACTTCTGCTTTGTATATAGTGATCACCAGCAGCTTGCAAAACTTATCCAGGAGTCGCCAACCGTTGAACTGAAAGACAAGTTGGAGTGTGAATTGGAGGCATTAGTGGGAAGGATGGAAGCAAAAGCCAACCAAATAACTAAAGTTCGAAAATACCAAGCCCAGGTAACTCAGTTTTCCTTCACTCAAGTTTCtaatgattaagaaaaaaaaaaacactttaattcaaatattaaatGATGACACTAAGTGTATCATAGATAAGTATCTACAGGAGATACTTCTTTACTGAAGACATTTGTTCATTGAGAATTGGTAAGTGGATTAAGAAAGAAGACACTTTTAGTCACTTAGCATATTCATCTAAGAAACATCTTTCAAAtactgaatatatttaatattctttatgaATAAGCTTTAACTTCTTTGATGAATTTAAATCGGAGTTTATCCAAGTAAGGTTTTTTCAAAAGCACCTGCGAAATTCTGTTTCCAAAGGAATAAGTCATAcattaaatatgtgaaatatatttatgttgcTAATCATTTTATATCAGCCAACAATGTAGTACTACCAGATGCAGTGGTGACATCACACTCAAGGGTTTTCAACCAGAGAGAAACATGATTCATGTATTTAAGAGATTACTGTAGTGACTAGGGGTAGGGTAATGGGATCAAGGCAGAGAGGCTGAGAGATCAGCTATAGATGTATCAGAGGTGTTCAGCAAGACAGTAGTTGGGTTTGGGCAGAGGTAAACAGATTTGAGGTATGTTTTGGAAGTAAAAAAAATATTGGGGTTACTTGCTGCTGGGTATCATGTAGAAGGAGAGGGAGTTAGGATGGTGATTCCACTGACTAAAATGGAGAAAGCTGAGAAGTTCAGAGAGCAGAACAGGTTTGTTGACTGTTGACTGGTAGCCATATGATACACAGTGCCAAGTGCTCTGAGTATatcttctcatttaattttcacaaaaggCTTCTGAGGTGGGTATATTCTCATATTATAGATGAGGTAGATGCTAAGCCACATTTTCTGGGAAGTATGCATATATCCTCagtgaaattaaataacttgcccaagtacCAGCTTACTgggaaatggcagagctgggatgaaACTAGCCTTTTCAACTCTAAAACTTCGGCTGTTTTTTCAAAGTTCatgtatgaaaaagaaataaaagcaaattattcCTGTAGGAGTAAGGAGTAATGGTCTAATTTGTTGCTTATACTAATTAGACTTATTCTATTGGAACACCAACATGCCAGCATCAGTTTggctaaagtaaaaataaagctcccctatttaaaattattctaaaaataatggaacaaaaataaaattcttttcataGTATTAATACATTACCAATTACATCTGTTCATCCATCTGGAAATTGCTTCTTTGCCTCCTCAGACTAGTTTCTAGAatgtctttctcctcttctcccatTTGTGAAAATCCTtcccattcttcttttctctgtgtctGATTTTTTGCCTCCTTCATGAGTCTTTCCTTCAACTCCCCTTGTTTCTCACTCGCCCTGTTCTGTACTTTGGCAATATTGCCTTAATTTAGGACAACCCGAATTTGTTTACTCATGTCTACTTGTTTgtgtattgttttatatatatatataagcatatatttatttatattaatatttaagtgTTAAATGACTAGTGCAGTAGATTTTGAAGTCTTTAAAAGAAAGCCTAGAATGTATTATTTGAGTTTCAGTTAGCATGAGAGTTAACCAAAAAAAGGTACTCTTGTACTTTTTgttgtcagaaaaaaaatattttcattaaattctccttttccttcctgcctTGGTTATTTGGTATAGCTGGAGAAACAGAAGTTAGAGAAGCAGAAGAAGGAATTAAAAGCTACCAAAAAGACTCTTGATGAAGAAGGAAACAGCAGCAGCCGTTCTGGAATCACAGGGACCACAAATAAGAAAGATTTTATGAAACTGAGACctggagaaaaaaggagaaaaaatcttcagttattgaAGGACATGCAAAGCATACAGAATTCATTACAAAGCAGTAGTTTGTGTTGGGATTACTGACTCATAACCAGGTCAGAAATTTTATTCAGATAATCTGTACCTCATCAATCAGATGATGACAATTTACTTCCCAGGTCTCATACTCACTTGTGTTGGAATTAATTAATAGCAGGTGTTAAAGGACCCAGGCTTCATTACACAGGCTTTTCATGTATGCAGGATGACTCAATGTTAAAGCATTTAAATGGAAACCAGGGGAGTTTTAAAGCCCGAGAAACCACACATAATCTTGTTTTGTTGAGATGAGTTTGCTGTACTGATACACTGCACTTTGTAAACAGATTACCAGTTTTTTACTTGTgggtgtgattttttaaaatagttctttatatataattaaaattaggtttaaattttcaaaatatgagaCTATGCTATAGGCAGTGCTTGCTTGAAAAGTCTCATTTTTAAATCTCCCTGGCATGAGGTGCCCACTTCCCCTTTCCAAAGCAACCATTAAACATACTTTGTTTCTACTATTGGTGgagtttttctatatttaaaaatacatatatatttcagaggatttttattttgctttttggcATTTCAGACTTTGATCAGTATTAAGTGCACTTGTAttgctttttaatgttaattttttaaagacccaAGCAGTCATTTTGAGttatatctataaaaattataaaaggattTTTGAAAGTATAAACAAATTGTCAGTGAAATAAATGAGATTTTGGAATAAAGTGAGAATGGGAGAAGGGATATGTTGTGAGCATATACCTTCACAGTTCTTAATACCTGTTTTGTAATCATGATATTCAGTCAAGGCATTATGGTTTTTAATCTTGAAACTTAGAGAACCCTTTGAATATTTGCTTTTACTGGTGTACAGTATGAGTGGAATATGAACTGTACACATAATTATCATGTTGATATAAATCATAATTTCAACTAGATCAAGACATGTTAACCTTTTATAAATTTAAAGTCAATAAAGCACCTTTTTAAAGGAAACACTGCAA
Coding sequences within it:
- the CEP57 gene encoding centrosomal protein of 57 kDa isoform X5, which produces MAAASVSAASGSHLSNSFAEPSRSNGSMVRHSSSPYVVYPSDKPFLNSDLRRSPSKPTLAYPESNSRAIFSALKNLQDKIRRLELERIQAEESVKTLSRETIEYKKVLDEQIQERENSKNEESKHNQELTSQLLAAENKCNLLEKQLEYMRNMIKHAEMERTSVLEKQKKMQELEAKLHEEEQERKRMQAKAAELQTGLETNRLIFEDKATPCVPNARRIKKKKSKPPEKKSSRNYFGAQPHYRLCLGDMPFVAGKSTSPSHAVVANVQLVLHLMKQHSKALCNDRVINSIPLAKQVSSRGGKSKKLSVTPPSSNGINEELSEVLQTLQDEFGQMSFDHQQLAKLIQESPTVELKDKLECELEALVGRMEAKANQITKVRKYQAQLEKQKLEKQKKELKATKKTLDEEGNSSSRSGITGTTNKKDFMKLRPGEKRRKNLQLLKDMQSIQNSLQSSSLCWDY